In one window of Fusobacteria bacterium ZRK30 DNA:
- the istA gene encoding IS21 family transposase: MAIHMDTYKKIRRLHLVEGVSIRKISRDLHISRNTVRKYINGDTIPGEKKFSSRGKQVMTREVLDFIEACIFEDNEHTHSKQRHTANRVWVRLKEEVGFLGSYSSVKVAFRELKGKTKEVFLPLTFNPAEAMQIDFGSAHIFLNDEKQEIKYFCARLAYSAHIFTKAYFAEREECFLDGIISAFEYFGGVPREVLFDNARVAVSEGYGKHVTKITKGYETLVAHYAFKPKFCNVRSGNEKGLVENLVGLIRRNTMVPIPRVKSLNELNIKIKKACDNYLENHKVGGESLSVKQKFQIEANNLLELPSHSLDISKRDYKRVTKFSTVTFETNKYSLPCELVGTEVILKTGHSEIQFLHKGKVVAIHQRIFKKNKHSYQLIHYLKALERKPRAVFNADPVIQNIPKAIFEMYHSKGDSKLFLEYLREEVGLPKINDQIEVQRNNLGKYDNLISQEVIQ; encoded by the coding sequence GTGGCAATTCATATGGATACATATAAAAAAATTAGACGACTTCATCTAGTTGAAGGGGTTTCTATTAGAAAAATTTCTAGAGATCTTCATATTTCTAGAAACACTGTTAGAAAGTATATTAATGGAGATACAATTCCTGGAGAAAAAAAGTTTTCTTCTCGAGGAAAACAAGTTATGACTAGAGAAGTCTTAGACTTTATTGAAGCTTGTATTTTTGAAGACAACGAGCATACTCATTCAAAACAGAGGCACACTGCTAATAGGGTTTGGGTTAGACTCAAAGAAGAGGTTGGGTTTCTTGGTTCATATTCTTCTGTTAAGGTTGCATTTAGAGAATTAAAAGGTAAAACAAAAGAGGTTTTTCTACCACTTACCTTTAATCCTGCGGAAGCTATGCAAATTGATTTTGGTTCAGCGCATATCTTTCTCAATGATGAAAAGCAGGAAATAAAATATTTTTGTGCTCGGTTAGCATATAGCGCTCATATCTTTACTAAGGCCTACTTCGCAGAAAGAGAAGAATGTTTTTTAGATGGGATCATCTCTGCTTTTGAATATTTTGGTGGTGTTCCTAGAGAAGTTCTCTTTGATAATGCCAGAGTTGCTGTATCAGAAGGCTATGGAAAACATGTAACTAAAATAACTAAAGGGTATGAAACTCTCGTTGCTCATTATGCTTTTAAACCTAAATTTTGCAATGTTAGAAGTGGAAATGAAAAAGGTTTGGTTGAAAATTTAGTAGGACTTATCAGAAGAAATACTATGGTTCCTATCCCTAGAGTTAAAAGTTTGAATGAGTTAAATATCAAAATAAAAAAGGCTTGTGATAACTACTTAGAAAATCATAAAGTTGGCGGTGAAAGCTTAAGTGTTAAACAAAAATTCCAGATTGAAGCTAATAACCTTTTAGAGCTTCCTAGCCATTCACTAGATATTTCTAAAAGAGACTATAAAAGAGTCACTAAGTTTTCAACTGTAACTTTTGAAACTAATAAATATTCATTACCCTGTGAATTAGTAGGAACTGAGGTGATTTTAAAAACTGGTCATTCAGAAATACAATTTCTTCATAAAGGTAAAGTTGTTGCAATTCACCAGAGAATATTTAAAAAAAATAAGCATAGTTATCAATTAATTCACTATCTTAAAGCTTTAGAAAGAAAACCGCGAGCTGTATTTAATGCTGATCCAGTTATACAAAATATTCCTAAAGCAATTTTTGAAATGTATCACTCTAAAGGAGATTCAAAACTCTTTTTAGAATATCTAAGAGAAGAAGTCGGTCTTCCTAAAATCAACGACCAAATAGAAGTTCAAAGAAATAATTTAGGTAAATATGATAACTTAATTTCCCAAGAGGTGATCCAATGA
- a CDS encoding ATP-binding protein, with protein sequence MSVISEKIKLFSKALKLSSFKDYHEVQRQAINSKQGYEEFLLTLLEKEVLTRQDNKLFRLKRGAKFPFEKTLEEFEVKRLSYLKPSVVGELSSCEFIKKKKKI encoded by the coding sequence ATGAGTGTAATTAGTGAAAAAATTAAACTTTTTTCCAAAGCTTTAAAACTATCTAGCTTCAAAGACTATCATGAGGTTCAGCGCCAAGCAATAAATTCAAAACAAGGATATGAAGAATTTCTGCTTACACTATTAGAAAAGGAAGTATTAACTAGACAAGACAATAAACTTTTCAGGTTAAAGCGCGGAGCTAAATTTCCCTTTGAAAAAACGCTAGAAGAGTTTGAAGTTAAACGTCTTAGCTATTTAAAACCTTCAGTAGTAGGCGAACTCTCCAGCTGTGAGTTTATCAAAAAAAAAAAGAAAATATAA
- a CDS encoding ATP-binding protein, protein MIGNPGTGKTHLSIALGLKACNCGHKVYFTTAANLSNKLVEAQENSNLGRFLRQLARLDLLIIDELSYLSFNKHQSELLFQVISERSERGSIIISTNLAFSEWEEFFPDTMLTTALIDRVTFRGHILNMNGDSYRVSAK, encoded by the coding sequence ATGATAGGGAACCCAGGAACTGGAAAGACACATCTTTCTATAGCTCTAGGACTTAAAGCTTGCAACTGTGGACATAAGGTGTACTTTACTACAGCTGCTAACTTATCAAATAAATTAGTTGAAGCGCAAGAAAATAGTAATTTAGGGAGATTCTTAAGGCAATTAGCAAGATTAGATCTACTCATAATAGATGAGCTTTCCTACCTCTCCTTTAACAAACATCAATCAGAACTCCTATTTCAAGTGATTTCAGAAAGAAGTGAGAGGGGAAGTATTATAATTTCTACTAATTTAGCATTTTCAGAGTGGGAAGAATTCTTCCCTGATACAATGTTAACAACAGCTTTAATAGATCGCGTAACATTTAGAGGACATATTTTAAACATGAATGGTGACTCTTACAGGGTCTCTGCGAAATAG
- a CDS encoding PHP domain-containing protein, which translates to MIEFDKLDEFFKSKIILDGQYDGVYYDLHLHTKASDGFLDIKFLKSFLEEKNHLISITDHNEIRKSIKSFEVENINSIPGIEIGCEDGMEILAYFQNPKELEEFYKVYLEPYKNRYRMAKSYKSWEYYIEVLKKYKTHTSLPHLNGYAQKNYIKNKKYLEEIIKSVDSIETYNHTLDKVRNLRARDLREKYDLKATFGSDAHTRFDMKSYAKLEKNEVYEELKIIEGAKKLYSIIGLGGKHLKYIFKK; encoded by the coding sequence ATGATTGAATTTGATAAATTAGATGAGTTTTTTAAAAGTAAAATTATATTAGATGGACAGTATGATGGAGTTTACTACGACCTTCATTTACATACGAAAGCTTCAGATGGATTTTTAGATATAAAATTTTTAAAAAGTTTTTTAGAAGAAAAAAATCATTTGATATCTATAACAGATCATAATGAGATTAGAAAAAGTATTAAATCCTTTGAAGTAGAAAATATAAATTCTATACCTGGAATAGAGATAGGGTGTGAAGATGGTATGGAGATATTAGCTTATTTTCAAAACCCTAAGGAATTGGAGGAATTTTATAAAGTTTATTTAGAACCTTATAAAAATAGGTATAGGATGGCTAAATCCTATAAATCCTGGGAATATTATATAGAGGTTTTGAAAAAATATAAAACGCACACTTCTCTTCCTCATTTAAATGGATATGCACAGAAAAACTATATAAAAAATAAAAAATATCTGGAAGAAATAATAAAAAGTGTAGATTCTATAGAAACATACAATCATACTTTAGATAAGGTTAGAAACTTAAGAGCCAGAGATCTAAGGGAAAAATATGATTTAAAAGCTACCTTTGGAAGTGATGCACACACTAGGTTTGATATGAAATCTTATGCAAAGCTTGAAAAAAATGAAGTATATGAAGAATTAAAAATTATAGAGGGAGCAAAAAAACTTTATTCAATTATTGGATTAGGGGGGAAACATCTTAAATATATATTTAAGAAATAA
- a CDS encoding tRNA1(Val) (adenine(37)-N6)-methyltransferase: MTTKGGEKNKEISKNHENEVIIDFLNYSDMRIIQRNDYLNFSIDSVLISNFLTIKKGRKNIMDLGTGNGVIPMLLSKRTNAKVVGIEIQDTSVDLACRNIILNKLESQVKIVKGDIKNIQSQFVDQSFDAVITNPPFFKFTGDKNQLNDLDQLTYARHEILINLEDIIKAGSYLLKFRGNFTMVHRADRLIDILELMKKYKIEPKRIRFCHTTRNKAAKIILIEGMKGAEAGLVIQPPLYINNDDGSYTEEVLKMFGKI; this comes from the coding sequence ATGACAACAAAAGGTGGGGAAAAAAATAAAGAAATAAGTAAAAATCATGAAAATGAAGTTATTATAGATTTTTTAAATTATAGTGATATGAGAATAATTCAAAGAAATGACTACCTTAACTTTTCTATAGATTCAGTATTAATATCTAATTTTTTGACTATAAAAAAAGGAAGAAAGAATATAATGGATTTAGGAACAGGAAATGGTGTAATTCCAATGCTCCTGTCAAAGAGAACCAATGCTAAGGTAGTAGGGATAGAAATCCAGGATACTTCAGTAGATCTGGCCTGTAGGAATATCATCCTCAATAAATTAGAATCACAGGTAAAGATCGTAAAGGGGGATATAAAAAATATACAATCACAATTTGTAGATCAGAGTTTTGATGCAGTGATAACTAATCCGCCTTTTTTTAAATTTACCGGAGATAAAAATCAATTGAATGACTTAGATCAGTTGACTTATGCAAGACATGAAATTTTAATTAATTTAGAAGATATAATAAAAGCCGGGAGTTACCTGTTGAAATTCAGGGGAAACTTCACTATGGTCCATAGAGCAGACAGGTTGATAGATATTTTAGAACTTATGAAAAAATATAAGATAGAACCTAAAAGAATAAGGTTCTGTCATACCACAAGGAATAAGGCCGCAAAAATAATATTAATTGAAGGAATGAAGGGTGCTGAAGCAGGTTTAGTGATCCAGCCACCTCTTTATATTAATAATGATGATGGTTCGTATACAGAAGAAGTCTTGAAGATGTTTGGAAAAATATAA
- a CDS encoding STAS-like domain-containing protein: MVIVVKNFMDQDAEVLYLNIMNNLKRDVKITLDFKGIEKTTYDFLEKTVGKVVEQKGFESIQNNIRFRNVDTGIKEMLSKLIKDMNKK; the protein is encoded by the coding sequence ATGGTAATAGTCGTTAAAAATTTTATGGACCAAGATGCAGAAGTACTTTACTTAAATATTATGAACAACTTAAAAAGAGATGTAAAAATAACATTAGATTTTAAAGGAATTGAAAAAACTACTTATGATTTTTTAGAAAAAACAGTAGGAAAAGTAGTTGAACAAAAGGGATTTGAATCGATCCAAAATAACATTAGATTTAGAAATGTAGATACTGGGATAAAAGAGATGTTATCTAAATTAATTAAAGATATGAATAAAAAATAA
- a CDS encoding exodeoxyribonuclease III translates to MNIYSWNVNGIRAIQKKGFVEWILKESPDILCIQETKAQTEQLEEKLTKIDGYKSYFFSAEKKGYSGVAVYTKVEPLNVRNMDIEEFDFEGRYIELEYKNFNLINCYFPNSQSEGKRLDYKIRFNKAIMKRCNELVDLGKNVILCGDLNVAHREIDLTNPKRNEKNPGYLPEERDWMTEFLESGYIDTFRYIQPEETKYSWWSYRFKSREKNIGWRIDYHIVNESFVNNIEDAVILNDVMGSDHCPVVLRVSVK, encoded by the coding sequence ATGAATATCTATTCTTGGAATGTCAATGGGATAAGAGCAATTCAAAAAAAGGGTTTTGTGGAATGGATTTTAAAAGAAAGTCCGGATATTCTGTGTATTCAAGAAACAAAGGCACAAACAGAACAATTAGAGGAAAAATTAACTAAGATAGATGGATATAAATCTTATTTTTTTTCAGCTGAAAAAAAAGGATATTCAGGAGTTGCGGTATATACAAAAGTAGAACCTTTGAATGTCAGAAATATGGATATAGAAGAATTTGATTTTGAAGGCAGATACATAGAATTAGAATATAAAAACTTTAATTTAATCAACTGTTATTTTCCTAACAGTCAGAGTGAGGGAAAACGATTAGATTATAAAATAAGATTTAATAAAGCCATAATGAAAAGGTGTAATGAACTAGTTGATCTAGGGAAAAATGTGATTTTATGTGGTGATTTAAATGTAGCACATAGGGAGATTGATCTGACTAACCCTAAAAGAAATGAAAAAAATCCGGGATACCTGCCTGAAGAAAGAGATTGGATGACCGAATTTTTAGAATCTGGTTATATAGATACTTTTAGATATATTCAGCCTGAAGAAACTAAATATTCGTGGTGGTCTTATAGGTTTAAAAGCAGGGAAAAAAACATTGGCTGGAGAATAGATTATCATATTGTTAATGAATCATTTGTAAATAATATAGAGGATGCCGTCATATTAAATGATGTAATGGGATCTGATCATTGCCCTGTTGTATTAAGGGTATCAGTAAAATAG
- the udk gene encoding uridine kinase, with translation MNNCIFVGVAGGSGSGKTTVAHNLIKAFKSEDAVLVEQDAYYKELKELSIEERAKVNFDHPKSIEFELIKKHLMDLKDGKSIDRPIYDFKTHSRKEKMVRINPSKIIVIEGILILSIPEIRDMLDVKIFVDTDADEMLLRRIERDINERGRTFDSVKKQYLQTVKPMYLEFCEPSKRYADVIIPRGGENKIAINMIIAKLKRYLDKGSLS, from the coding sequence ATGAATAACTGTATATTTGTAGGAGTAGCAGGGGGAAGTGGATCTGGAAAAACAACAGTTGCTCATAACCTGATAAAGGCATTTAAGTCAGAAGACGCAGTACTAGTTGAACAAGATGCATATTATAAAGAATTAAAGGAACTATCTATAGAGGAGAGAGCAAAAGTCAATTTTGATCACCCTAAGTCCATAGAATTTGAACTTATAAAGAAACATTTGATGGATTTAAAAGATGGAAAGTCTATAGACAGACCTATATATGATTTTAAAACTCATTCAAGAAAAGAAAAGATGGTAAGGATAAATCCATCTAAAATAATTGTTATAGAGGGGATTTTAATCCTATCTATCCCAGAGATAAGGGATATGTTAGATGTGAAGATCTTTGTTGATACTGATGCAGATGAGATGCTTTTAAGAAGGATCGAAAGAGATATCAATGAAAGAGGGAGAACATTTGATTCAGTAAAAAAACAATATTTACAGACTGTAAAACCAATGTATTTAGAGTTTTGTGAACCATCTAAAAGGTATGCTGATGTGATAATACCTAGAGGTGGAGAGAATAAAATAGCTATAAATATGATTATAGCTAAATTAAAGAGATATCTTGACAAAGGGAGTTTAAGTTAA